The segment AGAGGTCCCCCTCGCGGATCACGATGTCCCGCGGGGTGCCGTTCTCGATCACCTTGACGGTGATGTCCCCTTCGATCTGGTAGAAGAGCTCCTCACCGTCCTCGACGTGGTAGTCCTTCCGCGCGTTCGGCCCGCCGACGACCATGACGAGGAACTCCCCGTCGCCCCACATCATCTTGTTGCCGACCGGCGGCTTGAGCAGGTGGCGGTTCTCGTCGACCCACTTCCTGAGGTTGAAGACGCTGAGGGCCATGGCGATTTCCTCCCGGGAAAACGCCGGGATTCTACACCCCGAGGGCCTTCACCAGACGCGGGATCAGGAGCCATCGGAGCTCCCCGGCGCCCCCCAGCAGATCGCTCCACTTCTCGAGGTCGAGGTCGAGGCAGGCGACGCTTCCGGTCGGGAACCGCAGCCGCGCCTTCCCGCCGAGGATCGTCGCGGCCGCCTCGGCGATCCCGGGGCTGTGCGCGACGATCAGCGCGACCTCGGCCTTGGCGGCGATCCCCCGCGCCGCCTCGAGCCAGGCGGACCCGGGAGCGTCGTAGAGCGAGTCCTCCCAGTGGATCGAACCCGCGAAGCCGCACCCCTTCGCGACGCGCTCCGCGGTCTCCTTCGCGCGCCGCGCGGGCGACGCGAGGATCCGATCGGGAACGACGCCGGCCGCGGCGAGGGCGCGCC is part of the Candidatus Polarisedimenticolaceae bacterium genome and harbors:
- a CDS encoding histidine phosphatase family protein, producing MKTLLLMRHAKSDWGEAGLEDFERPLTSRGLEDAPRIGRALAAAGVVPDRILASPARRAKETAERVAKGCGFAGSIHWEDSLYDAPGSAWLEAARGIAAKAEVALIVAHSPGIAEAAATILGGKARLRFPTGSVACLDLDLEKWSDLLGGAGELRWLLIPRLVKALGV